The Deltaproteobacteria bacterium genome has a segment encoding these proteins:
- a CDS encoding zinc ABC transporter substrate-binding protein: MLRNIIFFTVILVIAAIGAFLLHLRRESPIEDDGRIRAAASIYPLAHFLEKTGGERVTVHTITPAGVDAHDFEPTPRDIRTAMDSAVFVYMGGGFDSWAERIAPSVSDSGAMTVEIAERFKMETETGHEDGHEGHDHEENDGHDHGPFDPHVWLDPVLATRLVEIMKESLTAVDHENGPYYGAQAAAYTDRLLELDKEFKAGLKDCALREIVVSHDAYGYLGERYNLDIIPATGVFSGEEPSPRRIAVISRAMKDRGIRHVFTEPFGSPRIAEAIARETGAGILVLNPVEGLTREEDMAGADYLSIMRENLKNLREALDCK, translated from the coding sequence ATGCTAAGGAACATAATCTTTTTTACTGTAATATTAGTCATCGCGGCGATCGGGGCCTTTTTACTGCACTTGAGGCGCGAATCCCCCATCGAGGACGACGGCAGGATAAGGGCCGCGGCGAGCATCTATCCCCTCGCCCACTTCCTTGAGAAGACCGGCGGAGAAAGGGTAACGGTCCACACCATCACACCCGCGGGCGTGGATGCTCACGATTTCGAGCCGACGCCCAGGGATATAAGGACTGCGATGGACTCGGCCGTCTTCGTCTACATGGGAGGCGGATTCGATTCATGGGCCGAAAGGATCGCCCCCTCCGTAAGTGATTCCGGGGCCATGACAGTCGAAATAGCCGAGCGCTTCAAGATGGAAACTGAAACCGGCCATGAGGACGGCCACGAAGGGCACGACCATGAGGAAAATGATGGACACGACCACGGCCCTTTTGACCCGCATGTCTGGCTCGACCCGGTCCTGGCCACCCGTCTCGTGGAGATCATGAAGGAGAGCCTGACGGCAGTTGACCATGAAAACGGGCCGTACTACGGCGCCCAGGCCGCCGCGTACACTGATAGGCTTCTGGAGCTCGACAAGGAATTCAAGGCAGGGCTTAAGGACTGCGCCCTACGGGAGATAGTGGTATCGCACGATGCATACGGCTATCTTGGAGAGAGGTATAATCTGGATATCATCCCGGCAACAGGGGTATTTTCAGGCGAAGAGCCCTCACCGAGGCGCATAGCCGTTATTTCGAGGGCCATGAAGGACAGGGGCATCAGGCACGTCTTCACCGAGCCCTTCGGAAGCCCCCGGATCGCCGAGGCCATAGCGAGGGAGACCGGGGCCGGTATACTCGTCCTTAACCCCGTGGAGGGGCTTACCAGGGAGGAGGACATGGCCGGGGCCGACTACCTATCCATAATGAGAGAGAACCTCAAGAACCTTAGGGAAGCCCTCGACTGCAAATGA
- a CDS encoding transcriptional repressor, producing MQRDLDRILSEIAGRGFRLTRVRKAIVEIFLKRGLPLSASDIIGALLSKDKDTAANKTTVYRELAFLEEHGIIKEIRFLHERVKRYELAGGEHHHHLICVKCRKVEDIVLEGDLEEEERRILESTGFTVLNHSLEFVGLCQGCR from the coding sequence ATGCAAAGGGATCTGGACCGCATACTATCGGAAATTGCAGGCCGGGGGTTCAGGCTCACACGCGTAAGGAAGGCCATCGTAGAGATATTCCTTAAGCGGGGCCTGCCACTTTCCGCGTCCGACATAATAGGCGCCCTCCTGTCTAAGGATAAGGATACGGCCGCAAACAAGACGACCGTTTACAGGGAACTCGCCTTTCTCGAGGAGCACGGCATCATAAAGGAGATACGGTTCCTGCACGAGAGGGTGAAGAGGTACGAGCTTGCGGGCGGCGAGCACCACCATCACCTGATTTGCGTGAAGTGCCGGAAAGTGGAGGACATAGTGCTTGAGGGGGACCTGGAAGAGGAGGAGCGGCGGATACTCGAATCGACCGGGTTCACGGTGCTTAATCACTCCCTCGAATTCGTCGGCTTATGCCAGGGGTGCAGGTGA
- a CDS encoding metal ABC transporter ATP-binding protein, with product MSFNGTTVLENITFSVEEGEYLGIIGPNGGGKTTLFKIILGLLRPTGGEVRIYEEPVQRFTNRHLIGYVPQRAISEIYFPATVEEIVRSGRTARLGLLKWLSREDRKAVEKAMEITDVTAFRGKLIGHLSGGERQRVFIARALASEPRILILDEPDVGVDVTSQEKFYSFIEDLNAKFGITVLLISHDIDVVAHQVKSVLCLNKRLVCHGSPKKFISEEYMQELYGKKVKFILHGH from the coding sequence ATGAGCTTTAACGGCACGACCGTCCTCGAAAACATCACCTTCAGCGTCGAGGAAGGCGAGTACCTGGGCATAATCGGGCCGAACGGCGGCGGGAAGACGACCCTTTTCAAGATAATATTGGGGCTACTGAGGCCGACAGGCGGCGAGGTCCGCATCTACGAGGAGCCGGTCCAGAGGTTCACGAACCGGCATCTCATAGGATATGTTCCGCAGCGCGCCATCTCGGAGATATACTTCCCGGCAACCGTCGAGGAGATCGTCCGTAGCGGCAGGACCGCCCGCCTGGGGCTTCTGAAATGGCTTTCCAGGGAGGACAGGAAGGCCGTTGAAAAAGCCATGGAGATAACGGACGTGACCGCGTTCAGGGGCAAGCTGATCGGGCATCTCTCGGGCGGCGAGCGCCAGAGGGTCTTCATTGCACGGGCCCTTGCGAGCGAACCCAGGATACTGATACTCGATGAGCCCGACGTGGGCGTGGACGTGACTTCGCAGGAGAAGTTCTATTCCTTTATAGAAGACCTGAACGCGAAGTTCGGGATAACGGTTCTACTTATATCCCACGACATAGATGTCGTGGCCCATCAGGTGAAATCGGTCCTCTGCCTCAATAAGAGGCTCGTCTGCCACGGCTCGCCCAAGAAGTTCATAAGCGAGGAATACATGCAGGAGCTTTATGGGAAGAAGGTCAAGTTCATACTGCACGGCCATTAG
- a CDS encoding metal ABC transporter permease gives MPEIFELEFMRRAFAAGLLISIIVPLIGVFLVVRRYALMADTLAHVSLVGVAVGILTNSHPVVSAVAASTLAAVAIERLRGIKSLFAESVLAIFLSGSLAVAVVIISLARGLNVDLLSYLFGSISTISPMDLYMLAAVFVAVILAITLLYKEFFLVSFDEEFAEAGGVRARNLNLLIVVLAAVTISLSMRIVGILLIGALMVIPVVSAKQFSLSFRNTIFLSIFFSLLSVVSGLTLSYYLDLASGGTIVLVALIIFLLTFIIKRPE, from the coding sequence ATGCCGGAAATTTTCGAGCTTGAGTTCATGCGGAGGGCCTTTGCGGCGGGGCTCCTCATATCGATAATCGTGCCGCTTATCGGGGTCTTCCTCGTGGTGCGGCGCTACGCCCTGATGGCAGACACGCTCGCCCACGTCTCGCTCGTGGGGGTAGCGGTGGGCATCCTCACCAACTCCCACCCTGTCGTCTCTGCGGTTGCCGCCTCGACGCTCGCGGCCGTGGCGATCGAGAGGCTAAGGGGCATAAAGTCCCTTTTCGCGGAGTCAGTGCTCGCGATATTCCTCTCCGGAAGCCTCGCCGTGGCCGTCGTCATCATAAGTCTCGCGAGGGGCCTGAACGTAGACCTCCTGAGCTACCTCTTTGGCAGCATCTCTACAATTAGCCCGATGGACCTCTACATGCTCGCGGCCGTCTTCGTGGCGGTCATACTCGCGATAACGCTGCTTTACAAGGAATTCTTTCTCGTGTCGTTTGACGAAGAGTTCGCCGAGGCCGGCGGGGTGAGGGCCAGGAACTTGAATCTCCTCATAGTGGTCCTGGCTGCGGTCACAATCTCGCTTTCAATGAGGATCGTCGGGATACTCCTCATAGGCGCGCTCATGGTCATCCCCGTCGTGAGCGCGAAGCAGTTCAGCCTGAGCTTCAGGAACACCATCTTCCTCTCGATATTCTTCTCTTTGCTCTCCGTCGTCTCCGGGCTGACACTATCGTACTACCTCGATCTCGCAAGCGGCGGCACCATTGTCCTCGTTGCGCTCATAATCTTTCTCCTGACCTTTATCATCAAAAGGCCCGAATAG
- a CDS encoding TetR/AcrR family transcriptional regulator: MNTLSGQKQRPAPPRQRMSGEERKAQIVRVATDLFAREGFKGATTREIARKAGISEAVIYKHFSRKEDLYKAIIDSRCSNPGGEPRLLSMLKGKEGKDVFVIIASFLLEEHRRDSSFLRLLMYSALEQQSLSELFINTRGLEFLGFLESHIQSLIKKGGMRKVDPALAARAFIGMVEHYSIAQELYGAKSFFSRPERKVVETFVDIFLNGMKRR, translated from the coding sequence ATGAACACATTATCCGGGCAGAAGCAAAGGCCGGCGCCTCCGCGCCAGAGGATGAGCGGGGAGGAGCGGAAGGCACAGATCGTCCGCGTGGCAACCGACCTCTTCGCCAGGGAGGGCTTCAAGGGCGCGACCACCCGCGAGATAGCCAGAAAGGCCGGCATAAGCGAGGCGGTAATCTACAAGCACTTCTCAAGGAAAGAGGACCTCTACAAGGCGATAATAGACTCGAGGTGCTCGAACCCTGGAGGGGAGCCTCGCCTTCTTTCCATGCTCAAGGGGAAGGAAGGAAAAGACGTATTCGTCATAATAGCCTCTTTTCTCCTTGAGGAGCACAGGCGCGACTCCTCGTTCCTGCGCCTCCTCATGTACAGTGCGCTCGAGCAGCAGTCCCTTTCCGAGCTTTTCATAAATACGCGTGGCCTTGAGTTCCTGGGCTTCCTCGAATCGCACATACAGTCGCTCATAAAGAAGGGCGGCATGAGGAAGGTCGACCCCGCGCTCGCGGCAAGGGCCTTCATCGGCATGGTCGAGCATTACAGCATAGCGCAGGAGCTGTATGGCGCTAAAAGCTTCTTTTCGAGACCGGAGCGGAAGGTCGTTGAGACCTTCGTGGACATATTTCTGAACGGCATGAAGAGGAGGTAG
- the pilO gene encoding type 4a pilus biogenesis protein PilO, which produces MDRKKAYRYAACIAVPIAVIILALFFYGRYADLKRSAVAASRDLASMEALRGEYLTKKSVLDSMAAKAAPSGESAVAVVEGIARRTGISGKIKSIKPLEEKADAGYAESPVEARLEGVDMNELVNFLYQAEHGDRLVVVKELSIKERFEDRDLVDAVLRVSLISKQ; this is translated from the coding sequence ATGGACAGGAAAAAGGCGTACCGCTACGCGGCCTGCATCGCGGTCCCGATAGCGGTCATCATCCTGGCCCTCTTTTTCTACGGAAGGTACGCGGACCTCAAGAGGTCTGCGGTGGCGGCCTCTCGCGACCTCGCGTCAATGGAGGCGCTCCGGGGAGAATATCTTACAAAGAAGTCAGTACTGGACTCGATGGCGGCAAAGGCCGCGCCGTCCGGGGAATCAGCGGTGGCCGTGGTCGAGGGCATTGCCAGGAGGACCGGCATAAGCGGGAAGATCAAGTCTATCAAGCCCCTTGAGGAGAAGGCCGACGCCGGGTACGCCGAAAGCCCGGTCGAGGCAAGACTCGAAGGCGTTGACATGAACGAGCTAGTGAACTTCCTCTACCAGGCAGAGCACGGAGATAGGCTCGTTGTCGTAAAGGAACTCTCGATAAAGGAGCGGTTCGAGGACAGGGACCTCGTGGACGCCGTGCTCAGGGTCTCGCTGATCTCAAAGCAGTGA